The genomic region TTCGGCACTCGTGTGCCCGCCGGTGCGACTTCTTGTTGGCCCGACGAGACCATTACACGGCTGCTCGCGGAATGTTCGCTAGCGCGCTGCCACCAAATCTTTGGCAGCGTTTGCGCTTAGTGCCCAAGGGGCGCGAGGAGGCCGCTCACAGTAGAAGGCAGAGACGGCCAGTTCTTGCACTGCCGTCCGGCGGAAGCTCAGCGAAGAATCTGCTGGAACACGCGACGGAGGTCGGACGACGGATCCTCGGTCAGATCAGTCTGCCGCCAGGCGATGTACTTGTCGGGGCGAACCAAGAGGCAGCCCCCGTCCGTGATATCGCGGATCGCGGCCCAGTCGCCGTAGGCGTCCGCGTAGGGGAGTCCCAGGCCTACCGCCGTGGCTGCGATATCGAAACCGAACTCCTTGGAAAGGATCTCGGCGGCATCGAGCCAGCGCTGTCCGTCTATACCGGTGATCACGGTCCAGGTATCGGCGGGGACGAGGTCGAGCGTGCTGACTGGCCTGTCGTCGTGCGTCAACCACACATGTGGCAGATACGCACCGGGGTGAGTGGTGGGTTGGTAGAAGAGTTGCTCATCCTTGTCGTATGCGGGCATCGGTGTGCCGTCGTCACAGACCGCGGTGGAGGTGTACCGCTGTCCCATCTCGACGCCGTGCGCATTGATTCCATAGTCCCACTGTGCAAACGACTTCAGCAGCTCATCCCGTCGTTTGCGCCCCTCGGGGCCCGGGGACAAGAACGTGTCGATGGCGGCCCACCCCTGTTCCTCGGACTGTCCGGCCTGAATCCCGACCATGGTCGAGACGGACGCAACGAACGGAATCGACGAGGTCGCTCGGTTGACGATCTGCTGCCCAACCGGCTGTCGTTCACTCTGGTAGGTGTCGAGTAGTGCATCGTCCGCGTGCCCTTGGACGACGGCGGCAAGCTTCCAGGCCAGGTTGTAGGAGTCTTGGATCGACGTATTGGACCCCAGACCGTTCGACGGGTTGTGACGGTGAGCGGCATCGCCTGCGATCAGAATTCGGTCCTTGCGGTACTGACGCGCGACGAGATCCTGCAACTCCCAGGCGCTGAAGCCTTTGATTCTCACTTGTACGTCTGGGTCGCCGATGGCGGTGTGGATTCGTGGGAGGAGCGCTTCCTCGGTAGGCGCCAGAAAGTCAGAAGCGGGGTCGTAGCTGAATTGGACTGCCCACTCATTCCACTCTTTGACCAACACGAATGAGCCTGAGCCGAAGACGTATTCGCGGCCCGGGAAGTTGGTCCAGTACAACGTCGCGGGCCGATGGGCGACCAGGTGGGTCAGATCCGCCTCGATGTGGACGTTCACAGCGTTGCCGAGCTTGCCCTGGCCGTCGAACTCTACGCCCGCCTGCTCTGCAACCAGTGAGCGTCCGCCGTCCGCCCCGAGTAGATAGCGCGCGCGGATCTGGTGCTGGTGTCCAGTGTGACGGTCGCGAACCGTAGCGGTCACACCGTCGGTGTCCTGTGCGAGCTCGATGAATTCGGTGTTGAACCGGATGTCAGCGCCGAGATCCAACGCGCGGTAAAGGATGACCGGTTCGAGGTAGCTCTGTCCAACGTTGACCGTGGAGCACGGACTGGACTGTTCGTAATCTCCTTTGCGGTCCACCCGCGTGCCCCAGGCGCGGCGGCGGGAGAGTTCTCGGTCGGCCAGGGAGGTGGTCCAGATGATGTCGGGCACGTCTTGCATCTTGGCGCCCTCTTGGTAGACCCGCTCTTCGATGCCGAGGTCGCGCATGACCTCCATCGTCCGCTGGTTGGTGATGTGAGCGCGCGGACTGTGCGCAGTGCTCTGGTACTTGCAGACCGTAATCGCCTGCACCCCTTGACGTGCGAGAAGTGCGGAGGCAGTGAGGCCGGCAGGGCCGGCGCCGACGACGAGCACATCAGTGTGAATCACATTCATCGCTTTCTCGAAGTCATCAGTGGAGTTACCAGGTTTCCGAACGCCCGGCCAACTGTTCCATTCCCAGATCAGGCTGCGACGCATGTCTGCGAGCCAGTCGGGCGTGCCGGAGATCGGCCAACGGTCGCTAGTAGTCATATTTTACTAAACAGATGGTAAGTAAATGTTCGGCGATCCGAGTCGTGTTTGTCAAGTCCCAGGGTGTTTGTATTGACCGGGGGTTGCAGTGGTCAGAAAGCAGGGGGGCCAGACCGGGGCTCATCTTGCCGCGTCACGAACCCGTCCATCGGGGTGCTCGCTTCTCTGCGAACGCGGTAGGCC from Mycolicibacterium sp. YH-1 harbors:
- a CDS encoding FAD-dependent monooxygenase; this encodes MNVIHTDVLVVGAGPAGLTASALLARQGVQAITVCKYQSTAHSPRAHITNQRTMEVMRDLGIEERVYQEGAKMQDVPDIIWTTSLADRELSRRRAWGTRVDRKGDYEQSSPCSTVNVGQSYLEPVILYRALDLGADIRFNTEFIELAQDTDGVTATVRDRHTGHQHQIRARYLLGADGGRSLVAEQAGVEFDGQGKLGNAVNVHIEADLTHLVAHRPATLYWTNFPGREYVFGSGSFVLVKEWNEWAVQFSYDPASDFLAPTEEALLPRIHTAIGDPDVQVRIKGFSAWELQDLVARQYRKDRILIAGDAAHRHNPSNGLGSNTSIQDSYNLAWKLAAVVQGHADDALLDTYQSERQPVGQQIVNRATSSIPFVASVSTMVGIQAGQSEEQGWAAIDTFLSPGPEGRKRRDELLKSFAQWDYGINAHGVEMGQRYTSTAVCDDGTPMPAYDKDEQLFYQPTTHPGAYLPHVWLTHDDRPVSTLDLVPADTWTVITGIDGQRWLDAAEILSKEFGFDIAATAVGLGLPYADAYGDWAAIRDITDGGCLLVRPDKYIAWRQTDLTEDPSSDLRRVFQQILR